Below is a genomic region from Aminiphilus circumscriptus DSM 16581.
AACAGATGACACCGCCGCAGGAAACACCGGAACTCTTCGAGGCATTGCTCCCCTACGCCTTCGCCCTGGACACGGCGAAAACCTGGGCGAACCGCTTCGAAAAAACGCTCGCGGCGGCGCGCTATTCTCCCTCCTGGTATCGGGGAGATGCGTGCACCTTCGCGACCGCCGAGGGAATCGCTTCGTTTTCGTCGGGTTTCGTCGGGGCTGTCGCGTCGGGGACACGCTCTTCCGGCAGCGATGGCAGCGGCTCCTCCGGCGGTGGCGGCGGCGGCGGTGGCGGACGGGGATGGTAAGAGGACGTTCCACTGTGGGGCGTACCACATGTCCTCGGCGCCTGATACGGGCACTGTGCGTCGAAACCTCCGAGGCGTGGCTGGAGTCCAGCCGCACCCTCGGGCAGAGGCCTGTTGCTCGAACACAAAAAGGTACTCCTGGAAAAATGTGGCTCATCGCCGCAGACGGCCGCCAAACACCATGAAAACCTTTTTGCACAACTTGTACAATCTCGATCTGAACGGATTTTGCAAAGGATATGCGGCAAAAACCCGTGGCAAGGCACGGAAAACACGAGTAAACTTCGACAAGGAGGAAGGTGAGCCACAATGTTTCGAATCGTTCGGGGGACAGGGTGTCCTTTCGGAGGAGTTCTTCTGTTGCTTTTCGTCTTTGCGGGTTGTGTTCTTGCGGAGAGCGACACGCCGTCGAGAGAAGCGCTGGAGAACGTGCGTACCTGGCCGCTGGGGGCGGAACTCCAGGGAAAGCGGGTCAATCTCCGGGGTGAACCTTCGGCGAAGGGACCGCTCCTCGGCCAGTTCACCGACGACATGGACGCAGGCGAGTTGCTCGTGATCGACGTTCGCCACACCGGCGAGGAGTATGCCTGGTACCTCACGGTGAGTGAAAAATACGGCGAAGGCTGGATTTACGGGAAATATCTCCGTTTTCTCCCCGAGGGAGACGCGCTCTCTCGTCTTTTTCGACGCATTCGAAACGACTTCGGCGTCAACCGGGCCATGATGGAAAAACGTTTCGGCAAGCCGGACCAGGCAGAGGTGGACACCCTGGAACTGGCCGACTGGAATGTGGCCATCACCTCCATCTCCCTCGCCTATCACGGACACAACGCGGTGTTCTGGAACTACCGCGGCCGAGACCGTCTGCGCCTTCTCGAAATCGCCGGAGGCTGGATGGATTTCGGCGGCGTTCTCCAGGGCACCCCGGCGGAAGAGATCCGGGACCGCCTCGGAGAACCTTTCGCGGGAGACGCCACAATGCTCCAGTATCTACTGAACCGGGAAGAACTTCTCTTCTACCTCGAGAAAGGCAAGGTGGTGAGCATGCTTTACCGCAAGGCCATTTTCGACTGAAGCACGGTCCTGGCAAGGAGTGACCGATTCGCGGAATGGACCTTTCCCTTTCTTTCAAACCCGACGTTCCTCAAACGGAAGGAGTTTTTGGAATTTCCGAAACGCCCCGCATCTCTTCTCCGCAGGTACATGCGAAAAAAGTGCGGAAGGGATGCGCAACGACACTACGGAGGTGACGACATGCCCCACGCACAGCACTCTATTTCATCCCACGAAAACCATCCCACGGAAACGATGGCTTTTTCCGCGATGAAGGAATTCGCCCATCCGCGGCTTTTTCTGCCGCTGCTGTTCCTGCTGTTTCTGCTGACGGGCACGGGAGCGTTCGCCGCAGACGATCACCCGCTCGATCTCGCGCTCGACACCTGCATGAACGCCGATCCCTCGACGCAGGGAGTCATCACCTGCGCCGGACAGGCGGAAGAAGCATGGGCGGCGGAGGAAGAGCGTCTCCGACAGGCGCTTCTCTCCCGTCTCGACAAGAAGAAACGCCCCGCCTTCGAAAAAAGTGAGCAAACCTGGCGGGCGTTCCGGGAAGAGGAACGACTTCTCGGCAACACCGTGTACGGTGCGATTCTGAACGAGGCGGGGGGAAGCATGTGGCAGGTGGCACACGTTCTCCTTGACGTGGGAATTCCCCGGGAGAGAGCGATGGAGCTCGGGGGCATGCTCGCACAGCTTGACCTCTCCTGGACACTGCCGCCCACGGACGTGGCGGAAGCGCAAAAACGCCACGCCACCGCCGACGAAGCACTCAACGAGATCTATCAGACCCTCTACAAACGACTCAAAACAGAGGAGCAGGACGTATTGCGCACGACGCAACGTTCCTGGATCGTCTATCGGGACGCGCACCTGGCCTTTCTCGAGAGTTTCTACGACGCGGAAAAAAACGAGGGACTCCAACTCCACTTGGCGGCTGGATTGACCGAGGCGAGAACACGACAGTTGCAGGTGTATCTTGAGGATTTCCAGAACGCGGGGATGTCGGAACAACGAAATCAGTAGCCTCGTCATTTTGCCGTCTTTCGATACGGAACCGGAGGTTCCGTATCGACCCGGAAGGGAAAGGTGCCTGCACGCTGGAAGAACGCGCACGGATCCCGACCCGCCGGACCCAGGCTTTCAAGGAAGCCATGGCCCGGCGGGTCGTATCTCCTGCATCTCCGATCAGGCCCGGACCACCTGCAGGCACTCCACGCGTCCTCCGGGAGAAGCAAGGAGAACGTAGTCCCGAATGTCCTCCAGGTGGCGACGGGTCAGTGTCTCGTCGATTCCCCGGGGCGCATAGACGGTGTAGAGCACATGCCGCGAGCCGGGCCCGATGGGAGTTCTCTGGTCCGCTCCGTAAAGCACGGCGGAAATGATGCCTCCGCGATCCTTCATGCACATGTCTCCGGGTTTCATTTGCTGTGCCTTGCTTTTGCTCCCTCCGAGCATGTCCATCGTCTCCGTCCCGTCCGTCGCGGCAAGGACCACTGGGGGCTCCACCTTGTCAAGATCGTGCGCCGCGGAGAGCAGACCGTTTTTCAATTCTCCCAGAAACATGGCCGCCACAAGGGACGAGCCGCAGGGAACGGTTTTGTTCTTGAACACTACCGATTCCACCTGAAGCTGCACATGATAGAGTTTGTCGAAACGCCGATAGTATGCCGCGTACTCCCGAAAAACCGGCTCTTCCCGAAGACGCGCCCGGTCCATTCCCGCATAGCGCTCCCGCAGTGTCTCCTCAAGCGCCCGCGCCGCCGCGACAATCTCCGGCACATCCTTCCGGTCCTCCACATCCCGCATCACGAGAAAAC
It encodes:
- a CDS encoding SH3 domain-containing protein, encoding MFRIVRGTGCPFGGVLLLLFVFAGCVLAESDTPSREALENVRTWPLGAELQGKRVNLRGEPSAKGPLLGQFTDDMDAGELLVIDVRHTGEEYAWYLTVSEKYGEGWIYGKYLRFLPEGDALSRLFRRIRNDFGVNRAMMEKRFGKPDQAEVDTLELADWNVAITSISLAYHGHNAVFWNYRGRDRLRLLEIAGGWMDFGGVLQGTPAEEIRDRLGEPFAGDATMLQYLLNREELLFYLEKGKVVSMLYRKAIFD
- a CDS encoding lysozyme inhibitor LprI family protein gives rise to the protein MPHAQHSISSHENHPTETMAFSAMKEFAHPRLFLPLLFLLFLLTGTGAFAADDHPLDLALDTCMNADPSTQGVITCAGQAEEAWAAEEERLRQALLSRLDKKKRPAFEKSEQTWRAFREEERLLGNTVYGAILNEAGGSMWQVAHVLLDVGIPRERAMELGGMLAQLDLSWTLPPTDVAEAQKRHATADEALNEIYQTLYKRLKTEEQDVLRTTQRSWIVYRDAHLAFLESFYDAEKNEGLQLHLAAGLTEARTRQLQVYLEDFQNAGMSEQRNQ